DNA from Pseudomonas mendocina:
CATTTCCCGTGTTTTGTGCACTAATGGCGAAAGTAACCGGGCGGTCATCAGAACCAGCAGCGACAAAGTCTAGACGAGCTGATGTGATAGTCGCGCCTTGGGGGATTGCGACGTTTTGAAAACGCAGGCCGGTAGTGCGAGAGTTATCTTCGTTCCCTGAGTAAGTTATGGTTAATTTGGGCGAGGCAGTGGTGTCGCCAACGCGATAGTAGTAGTTGGCATCGTTGGTGACACGAAACTCCAATAGAAGGTCAGAGATAGGGTCGGCGCTTGGAGTGCTGTTTTGTAGATTCTGTACTTCGCTGGTGAGGTCAATATTGAAGGCGGTGTTGACTGTCCAGTTGCTGCCGGCGAGTTTGGCGTTATTGTTGGCCAAGTTTCCAGTTGAAATAGTGGTGAAGTCACGATCATCTAGCAGCGTTGCATCATTGAGTGCAGCAGGAGCTTTGCTGTTCTCGATCCGTACTCTAACACCGGGCTTGGTTCCATTGCTTGTCTCTGGAGTGACGGTAAGAGTGGCGCTTGTAATTGTGACTCCTTTTGGAATGTTCAAGTTTCGGAATAGAAAAAGTCCCGTTTGACCTGAGGATGTGTTGTTGCGTGCGTTGAGTCTGGTTTTTGCACCCGTATCACAATAGTCGCGTGCTGTTCCGATTTTTACTGAGCAAGTATATCCGCTTTTAAGGTAATAGCTGGAGTTGTTGTTAGAGTACCCTTGAGTATTTGGGGTGCTGAGGTCACGTATGATTGTATTGCCCGCAGGGTTTTTTATGTAGCCCATCACCAATGTTGGGTTGTTGATGTTAGTGGATGATGGATTGGTTGTTTGGCGGGTGGCGTCGTCTGCCGAAACCAAAATTTCTGGTGCCACAGAGGAAATACCCAGTGTGTTGTCGATGTATTCCACTGGATAAACTAGGCGATCTTTGTAGAAGTCCGTGCGGCTGTTGAGCGCCATCACTCCTATGTTAACACCGCTTGTCGTATTAAGAATCTCGTTGAAAGCTTCCTTGAGTACTGTCATGCGTGCAGGGCCGTGAGAGGCACTAGTTGGTGTGCTGTCTCGATCTAACCTCCATGCCATAGAGCCAGAGTTGTCAAGAATGAAAAAAACGTTTGGCTTGATGGTGTCGTCAATAGCAGGGCCACCGAAGAATACCTCGGTATCATCTGCATGGCTCAGAGCACTTGATAAAATAAATGTGCTGGCCAGTGCTGAAGTAGCAAAAACGCGCAATTGGTTCAGGCGTTTCATGGGGATGTCCTCAAATACTGCCGCGCAGTCGTGATGAATAAGTGCAAAGATTAGTTGTTGGTGCTAAAGCTTCGATTCTGAAAGCCTTGTCGATGAGCGGCGCTAACATTGCAGTCACCACCATTACTTCCGCAGGCTTCTCCGACACTGCGCACTTCGAAACGGTAGACTCGGAGACCAGGCTCGGTAATGCCCATTCCTTCAGAGAGAGGCAAGTTGGTCGCTAAGCTGGGGGACGCTTGAAACTGCCAATGAGGGCTGTCTCCATCTATCGCGCCGACTAAGCTTGGGTCAGCATCGGTGCGCGAGAAGTAATCATTGGCCCAGCGTTGCAAGCCACTTTCTGCCGCTTGAAATGCAATGTTTTGCTGTTGGCTATTGGAGGAAATACGTAGCTGCAAATTGGATTGCGAGGCGGCGGTTATGGCAATGATGGTGAGCATAAGAAGTAATACCAAACTGACCAGCAATACCATACCTTCCTGTTTAGGCTTCATTGCAGGCGATTCCTCATTTCATAAGTGGCACTGAAGGTTCGAGCACTTAGTGGTGTACCTGCAGTACGTGAGTCAGATACAGTTATTTGAACGTGAATGGCGCTCGCAGCTATAGGGTCGTTGTTTGGAATGAAATTGAAGGCCAGAGTTGCATTATCTAAAATCGGATCGCCATTGCGGCTGATTCCACCATTCGTGTTGGTATAGGTGATAGGTGGCTCAAAATTTAGTGCGATTGTGCCACAGCCACTTCCGGGGGTTGCATAACGGAAAGTAAGGCTGTTTGCATCCGTACTGCTGACTGCATCGCGAGGTAGGGTGGTATTGTCTGGCGCGAAAGCAGTTACGGTATCTGATGCTACGCAGCCTTGAAAGCCTGCTCTCCTTGCGTCTTGCCCAATGATTTCCAAGGCAAGCCGACCACTTTCTTGCATATAGGTAAGTTCAGTGTTGTCACGATCAGCGAAGAAGGTGCGAGAGAAGATTTCTGTTACGCCAAGAATTAGTAATGAGCTAATTACAATGGCGACCATTAGTTCAATCAGAGATAAACCTTGCTGTTGCTTCATAGTTCGGCCTCCACTACTAGAGTGCCGACATCCTGATTGCCATCACCATCGCTGTCATAAACCTCTTGCCAGCGTAGGTCTACGGTGTAGATAGCGCCATTACGACTGATATTGGTTCCAGGGAGTACGTTGGGGAGGCTGGTTTGTAGTTGGCGGCACCACTGGCCTAAATCGTACTGAGCTTTTGTCACACCTGAGGCATTGGCATTCCCTGCATTAGCAGCAGGGCAGGCCGCAGGATTAGCGAGTACATAGTCGTTGCTCAGTGACGCATGAGTGACGCGAAAGTTTTGATAAGGACTGTTTGCGTCCAAAACCTTGTTGGCTCGCATACGGTCGATGATGTCATAAGCCAGCATGGTTGCCTGACTGCGAGAGTAAGCGCTTTCACTGGATTGCAGGCTATTCATCATAAGGGTGGCCATACCTAATAGACCGATGGCCAAGATCACGACGGCAACCATGACTTCTACCAAGGTGAAGCCGCGACTTCCGTAATTGCTTAAAGTGCTCATTCGATATCCCTGGCTTACGGTGTCGTTGTCTGCTGGTGTGTAGCTGCTGCGCTTGCTCGACCTATGGCATTTACTTCAATATCACGTCCGCCTACATCTATGCTGGTTGCTGCTTGGGGGCGGCCGTTAGCTTGAAAGGTGATTGCGACGTTGTCCGCTGCGACTCCATTCGGTATGGCAATTACTCGCAAATCTTCGGTGCCGTCATTGACGACCCACGTTGACCCAACTGTAGTGACACTGACAGCGATATTTCTGGCGACAGCCTCGCTGCGAGCCAGTTGTAGCGCTCCCAGCAAGCCGTTCCTCGCAGAGGTCTGGCGGCCACCCTCCATCATCGCCTGGTAGCTTGGCACGGCGATGCTTGCGACGATGGCAATCAGCGCAATGACAACCATCAGCTCTATTAACGTGAACCCCTTGCTTGATTCCATGAATGCTCCGGCGACGGCAAACGCAAAACTGCAAGGATAATTTAGCGTCAGGGTTTACCGAAAGCTGACGCCCGCAGACAAGCGGGCAAATTGGCTGATGAGGGGTTGGTATCAAGCGAGGTCCGTGACAGATGTCACGCAAACCTTAACAGCTTGTCCCTTTTTTAGGGGGCTGAGTTCGTGTGCGTCCTGATAGGCTAATCACTACTTGCTGAAGGGGGATGGCACCTTTGCACAAGGTAAGAGTTCCATTCAGAGCTCTTGTGGAACCATCTGCTTCGAACTGGAGGTGGCCTTTGTTTCTGTTCCATTGCCAATGAAACTCATCAGCGATTTTTACCTGGTGCAGTAAATCGTCATCCAGATCCAAATAACCATTTGCATTTCCGTCTCGAAATATCAACAGGCGTGTGTGCCAGTGCTTGTCACCTGTGCAGTTACTTTTCCCTGGGCACACACTAACAACCGTTCGACCAAAAACCGCACTACTACGAGCATGATGAATCACTGCAATCATCTGATTGACGGCTTGGGTACGTTCATTGTTATCACGCATGTCTTGCAGGTTTGGGAGGGCGATCGTGAGAAGTATCGATAGTATGGCGAGAGCGCTCATCGTTTCGATGAGCGTACGCCCGTAGATTTTTCGGGGCATGTTCCAGCATCCTTGCCAGTTGGTTGTGTAGAACAGAGTAGCTCAGGATCACCGCATGAAAAGTGATGGGAAGGTGTTGTTGGTTGGAGGCGGTGCGATAGGAATGCTATCGGCTCTCTTGCTGGGGCTTTCGGGGGCGCGAGTGTGTGTCCTTGATAAGGAAGATACCGGCCGCGAATCCTCCTGGGCCGGCGGGGGCATCGTTTCCCCTCTCTACCCCTGGCGTTACAGCGCAGCTGTGACGGCGCTGGCGCATTGGTCGCAGGATTTCTATCCCGACTTTGGTCAGCGTTTGTTGGACGAGACGGGGGTCGATCCCGAGGTGCATGTCACCGGGCTGTATTGGCTGGATCTGGATGATGAGGTCGAGGCGCTGGCCTGGGCTCAGCGCGAGGGGCGTCCGTTGTTTTCGGTGGATGTCGCTGAGGCTTATCAGCAGGTACCTGTTCTGGGCGGTGGTTTTAAGCGCGCCATTCATATGCCGGGTGTGGCCAATGTGCGTAATCCCCGTTTGGTGAAAGCGCTGCGAGCGGCGTTGTTGGCCATGCCGAACGTGGAGTTGCGTGAGCATTGTCCGGTCACGGGTTTTATTCAGGAAAAAGGCCGTATCTGCGGAGTGACCACGGTAGATGGCGAGATTCGTGCCGAGCGTGTGGTGCTGGCGGCGGGGGCCTGGAGTGGTGAGTTGCTCAGGACGCTAGGACTGGCGTTACCGGTCGAGCCGGTCAAGGGGCAGATGATTCTCTATAAATGTGCCGAGGATTTTCTGCCGAGTATGGTGCTGGCCAAGGGGCGTTATGCGATCCCTCGGCGCGATGGGCATATCCTGATCGGTAGCACGCTGGAATACGCGGGGTTCGACAAGACGCCGACCGACAAGGCGTTGGAAAGCCTTAAGGCATCGGCTGAAGAGCTATTGCCCGCACTCAAGGACGCCGAGGTGGTGGGGCACTGGGCCGGTTTGCGGCCTGGATCGCCTGAGGGGATTCCCTTTATTGGTGAGGTGCCTTCTCACCCTGGCCTATGGCTCAACTGCGGGCATTTCCGCAATGGGCTGGTACTGGCTCCGGCATCCTGCCAGTTGTTGGTCGATCTCATGCTCAAACATGAGCCGATCATCGATCCTGCGCCTTATACGCCGGCCAGACTGCTGGATTGATACCTGAGGTATTTCTGGGCACCGCTCAAGGAATGCTCAATCCGGCCAATGCCAGGGCGGCTCGTCGAGCATGCCTTGGCCGCGGATGCGGGTTTGGCCGAGCTGTTTGTCCAGCTCCAGGGTGTTGCATTCAGGGCTTTCCTTCAGCGTGGCGATCAGCCGGCTGGCGTGTGACACCACCCATACCTGGGTCTGCTTCGAGGCGGCGATGATCAGGCGGCCCAGGGCTGGCAGCAGATCCGGGTGCAGACTGGTTTCCGGTTCGTTGAGCACCATCAACGAGGGCGGTCTGGAGGTGAGCAGCGCAGCGACCAGCAGCAGGTAGCGCAGGGTTCCGTCGGACAGCTCGGCGGCGCTCAGGGGGCGCAGCAAACCTTCCTGGCGCAGTTCGACGGCGAAGCGCCCGCCCGCCTGGAAGTCGATGTGCAGGCGGCTGCCAGGGAAGGCATCGTCGATCGCAGCGTCCAGCGCGGTGCGATCACCAATTTCGCGGATGGTCTGCAGTGCGGCGGCGAGATCACGCCCGTCGTGATGCAGCACCGGCGTGCGTGTGCCCAGTTGTGGTTGGCGCGCCGGGGCGTCGGCGTCGCTGCGAAAGTGATCGTAGAAGCGCCAGCGGCGGATGGTCTCGCGCAGCTGGAACACTTCGGGGCAGTTCGGGTCGTTGCCGATCTGATCGAATAGGCTGTCGTAGTTCGGCACATGCTGGGCCAGTACCTGCCAACTGCGGCCTTCGCGCATGCGCACCATGGGCCCGGCGCGATCCACCAGCAGCGAGGCCGGGCGGTAGCTGGCGCCGGCCCAGATGCATTCGCGCTTGATTTCCGGGTCGAGGGCGAAGGCCGAGGTGCTCGGCTCTGGCAGGCCTAGGGCGATTGAGTAGCCGAAGTCCTCACCAGCAAAACCCAGGCGCAGGCGGATCACGTTCTGCCGGGGGCCACCCTGTACCGGCACCTCGCCGCCCAGCATGCGTCGGGAGATTTTCTCCGGGCCTGCCCAGAAGCTCGACTCCAGTCCGCCTTCGCGGGCCAGTGCGTTGACCACCCCACCCTGAGCGGTCTCCGCCAGCAGGCGCAGGGCACGGTAGAGATTGGATTTGCCGCTGCCGTTGGCGCCGGTGATGAGGTTGAGCCGGCCCAGTGGCAGGATCAGGCTGTTGATCGAGCGGTAGTTGGCGACGGCGAGAGTGTGCAGCATGCGGGTGTCCAGACTAGGAATCAGCGGCCATAACGCGGCGAGAAGGCCAGCCACGCCAGCGCGGGATAGCATAGGTAGTGCAGGCTGAAGAGGAACAGGCCCATGGGGCTGGGTGCGTCCTGCAGGAACATCATGCCCAGTAACCCCAGGTAAAGCAGACCGAGCACACCGCCATAGAGAACAGTGAAGCGCCAGCGTTCGGTGTTGCTCGGTGCGCGGCCCTGGCGCCAGTGGAATACCAGCGCCAGGCCAGCGGCGATGGCTGCAGCGATCAGCAGGGTGGTGAATACACCGCCGAGGCGCACGAAGGTGCGCAGCAGCAGGTTCAGCAGCACGGCCGCGATCACGCCGGCGATGGCGTAGTAATGCAGTTGCAGGCCTTGGCTCACAGTTTCTGCGCCAGGCCGAAGCGTTTGCTCAGCACCCGCTCCAGCAGGGCCTTGGGTAGCAGTGTCGCCATCAGCGGCAGGGCGCGGCTGCCATTGCCCAGGCGCAGCAGGCGCGGCCGTTTGCTGGCCTGCACGGCGGCCAATAACTGGCGGGCGAAGTGCAGGGCTGGCGTCGGGTTGTCCTGCGAGGCGTTGGCACGGGCGCGAATGCCTTCGCGTAGCGGCCACCAGGGCGAGTCTTCACGGATCAGCGCTTCGGCCTGCTGGCTGGCGTTGGCACCGAAGCTGGAGGCGATGGCGCCAGGCTGCACTTCCATCACCTCGATGGAAAAGGGCGCCAGTTCCATGCGCAGCGCATCGCTCAAGGCATGCACCGCCGCCTTGGACGCGCAGTAGGCACCGGCAAAGGGCGTCACCAGCACGGATGAAACGCTGCCGATGTTCACCACCAGACCGCGGCTGCGGCGTAGCAGCGGGAAGAAGGCGTGGGTCACGCCGACGATGGAGAACACGTTGGTCTCGAACTGTTTGCGCATGGCTTCCGCGCCTCCGTCGAGCAGCGGGCCCATGGCGCCGTACCCCGCGTTGTTGATCAGCACGTCGAGGCCGCCGATCTCGATTGCGAGGCGTTCGGCCAGACGTTGCGCTGCTTCGCCGTCGTTGACATCGAGGGCCACTGCGTGAAAGCCGGCCTCGGCGAGTGCAGCAAGGTCGCTGTCCTTGCGCGCGGTGGCCCATACGGCGTAGCCCGCGGTCTTGAATACATCGGCGAGGGCGCGGCCGATGCCGCTGGAGCAACCGGTGATCAGGACGCTGGGTTGGGACATGGCGGGGTTCCTTGGGCTGTGCTGCGATGGGCGAGTCGTCGGTGCGCACGGCCTGGGTGGCCCCGCGTCACCCTACCTTAGCGGATGAACTGGCCTTGCAGGCGTTCTGCGCGAAACTCCAGCGTAGCCGGGCGATAGCCGCTGCGCAGGTCGGGCAATGGCATGCAGTCGTTCCAGCTGGCGCCAGGCAGCAGTTCGCCGGGGCCAGTGTAGCGCGGCGATTCATAGAGGCGTTGGGCCAGGTTGGTGGCGTTGCCGGGGCGGTAGGCGGCGACTTCCCAGCGCAGCTCCAGCAGCGCGGCATCGCTGCCGTTCTTCAGATTGATGGCCAGGGGGCGGTCGGCGGGGCATTGCTGCGGGTCGTAGCTCAGGCGCAGTTCGAGGTGCGCGAGGTAGCGCTCGTCACGAGTTTCCTGCCAGAGCACCCAGGTCGCTACCAGGCCGAGGCCGACCAGCGCGGCCATGGACACCGGCAGGGCTTTGGTCGGATAGCGGATCAGCAGGATCAGCCAGGTAATGACGAGCACGACACCGAAGAGCATGGAGGCAACCTTGGTAAGAGTCTGCCACCCATCCTACACAAGGTACCTGGCCAGGTTAACCGCATGGGCTGTCGCAGGGTGTGACAGGGGAGGCGTAGCCCGGATGCAATCCGGGGAATGTCATGCAGATATCCCCGGATTGCATCCGGGCTACGAAGCGCTCAGTGAGCAGCGCCGGCGGTCACCGCATCACTGCGGCCATACACGTCTTCCAGACGTTCGATGTCGTCTTCGCCCAGGTAGGTGCCCGATTGCACTTCGATGATTTCCAGGGGGATCTTGCCCGGGTTGCTCAGGCGGTGAACCGAGGTCATCGGGATGTAGGTGGACTGGTTTTCGGTGAGCAGGAACTCACGGTCGTCACAAGTCACCTTGGCCGTGCCGGAGACCACGATCCAGTGCTCTGCGCGGTGGTGGTGCATCTGCAGCGAGAGCTGCGCACCCGGCTTGACGGTGATGTGCTTGACCTGGAAACGGCCGCCCATGTCCACCGAGTCGTACGAGCCCCAGGGGCGGTACACGGCGCAGTGGTTCTGCGTTTCGCAGCGGCCCTGTTCGTCGAGGCGGCCGACCAGTTTCTTCACGTCCTGCACGCGATCCTTGTGCGCCACCATCATGGCGTCCTTGGTTTCCACGACGACGATATCGTCGAGGCCGAGCACCGAGACCAGCTTGCCATTGCCGTGTACCAGGCAGTTGCGACTGTCCTCGACCATCACGTCGCCCTTGGTGACGTTGCCGTCGGCGTCCTTGTCGTGCACCTCCCAGATCGACGACCAACTGCCGACATCGTTCCAGCCGGCGGCCAGCGGCACCACGCAGGCGCGCTGGGTTTTTTCCATCACCGCGTAGTCGATGGAGTTGTCCGGGCAGCAGGCGAAGGTAGCCGGGTCGATGGCGATCTGCATGCCGTCGCGCTGGCTGCGTTCCAGAGCCAGCAGGCAGGTGTCGTAGATGTCCACGTCGTGATGCTTGAGTTCTTCGAGGAAGCGGCTGGCGCGGAACAGGAACATGCCACTGTTCCAGTAGTAGTCGCCGCTCTTCACATACTCGGTGGCGCGCTTGGCGTCGGGCTTCTCGACGAAGCTGGCGACCCGTGCCACGCCGTCGGGTAGGTTGCCGTCGGCCTGCCCGCGGATGTAGCCGTAACCGGTTTCCGGGCGGTTGGCCGGTACGCCGAACAGCACCATCTCGCCCTTCTCGGCGGCCACGGTGGCCAGCGCCAGAGCCTGGCGGAACGCCTGCTGATCATCCAGCACGTGGTCGGCCGGCAGCACCAGCATCAGCTCGTCACGACCCTCGGCCATCAGTTGCAGCGCGGCCATGGCCACGGCTGGCGCGGTGTTACGACCGAAGGGCTCGAGCAGCAGCAACTGCGCCTGCTGGTCGATCTGCTCCAGTTGTTCCTGAACGATGAAACGGTGTTCCTGGTTGGACACCAGTATCGGGGGTTGCATGCCTTCGATGGAGAGGCGCTGCAGGGTCTGCTGGAACAGCGTGTGTTCACCCGTGAGGGCGAGGAACTGCTTGGGATACAGCTTGCGCGAAAGAGGCCAGAGTCTGGAACCGCTGCCACCGGAAAGGATAATGGGGGTCATGGTGTCTCTCCTGAACGATTTTTCGAGATGAGTGCCCGTGTCGTGTCGGTGCGGCGTGTGCCCGCCGTTTTCCTTGTTCTGAGATTCGTTGCGCTTCAGCTGTCGGCCGGGCGCTTGACCCACACTGGCGACAACTTGCCCTGGGCGTCGGTGATGTACAGGCACACCACTTCGCCGCGTGCCAGGGTGACCGGCTTGAGATCGGCGACCTTGCGTTCGCCGTCGAACAGCGCCAGGCCGACCTTGACCGGATTGATCTCACGGTCGCCACGGCCGTCCGGTTTGACGTCGGCGACCACGTCGGTCTTGCCGTCGGCGGTTTTCAGGCTGAGGGTGCTGCCGCTGAGGTTCTGCACGCGCAGCAGGGCTTTCTGCCGGCTGGTGAAGGGCGGCTCCTCGACCAGGCGCGGCGCGGCGCCGGTCTGGCTGACCAGGGTGTAGTAGCGGTCGGCTTGCAGCTGCACCGGCAACTGGGTGTTACCGACCTGTGCCTGGTAGCTGCCGGCCGGGAGGAACTTGAAGTCGCTGGAGCCCAGCGGCCCGACCTGCTTGAGCTGCGCTTCGCCGACATTGACGTCGAGCTCGGCGCTGCTGGCGTTATAGGCGCGGACGAAAGCCGAGCCTTTTGGCGCTTTGGGGCCATACAGCGCGCCATCGTCGGCCTGGGCCTGGAGCATGCCGACGCTCAGTGCCAGGGCGCAGGCGCCCAGGACACCACGGTGCAGAAAAGTACGAGTAGTCATCGGAGGTTCCTCCATGGGTTGCGGATGAATTCAGCGACTGGCCGTATGGGCCAGGTTCTGGGTGGTGCCGGCCTGCTTGAGGGCGGCCAGCCATTGCGGGTCGAAGGCGGTCAGGTCGCCTGCCACCGGCAGATAGCGTTCTGGGAATTCCCAGATCACCACCTGCGGCGGGTGCTGGGCGAAATCGTCGCTTTGCAGGTACTTGAGCATCGGCACCAGCGGGCCGCCGCCTTCCTCGGCGTGGTTGCTCAGGTCGCGCTGCAGGTGTTGGCGCAGCGCACCGGCGAAGTTCCAGGCCGGGTTGGCGCTGTAGCTGGTGCCGACCAGTGCCACGGGCAGATCCTGTTCGGCGAACAGGGCGTCAGCGCCGCTGTCATCGTCGGCGCGGGTCTCGCGCTGGCTGATGCGATCCGCCTCCGGCAGCAGGCCTTCGAACAGCGGTGCCAGGGGCAGGAAGCGGGTCAGGTCGCCCTGGTGCTGGCGCACGTCCAGCGTCTCGGTGACGAACTGCTTGGGCTCGCCGCGCAGCTTCACGGCGCTGCCGATCACCTGGCTCAGCGCTTGGGCGGTGACGTCGGCGCCTTCCGGTGTCCAGTGGGTATCGGTGCGCAGGAACATCGATGCCTGATCCTTGCCGGCCTGCAGTGGCGTGAGCAGATCCGGCGCGGCGATGCCGGCCGAGCGCGCCGCCTGGTGAAAGCGCGGATAGAGGCTGCGTTGCAGGGCGCTGGGCTGGTGGCCGTCGGTGTGCTCGGGATACAGGCGCGACTTGGCCGGGATGATCGCCAGCAGCAGATGCACGTCCTGCTCGGCCAGGCGCTGCTGCACGCCACGGATCAGCGCCAGGTTGTCGCGCAGCTGACGCTGGCCGTTGGCGACCGGGGCGAATTCTTCGTCCGAGTACAGCCAGCCATCCTCACCGACCACCAGGCCGATGCGGCCTTCGCCGAACATCAGGTACTCCAACGCGGCCCACAGATTGATGCCGGCCTGCTTGAGTGGGAAATGCTCGTCGTAGTGACGTTCCATGCTACGGGTCAGGCCGCCGTCGAGCAGCGTCGGCTGGCTGGGAATCCGGTAGCTGGCCAGGCTGCCCAGGGCGAGCAGACTGGCCGGCAAGAGCAGGGCGAGGAACAGAACGACATAGACGACTTGGGGGCGACGACTCATGGCGTGTCTCCGTTCAGAACTGGAAGTACAGGAAGGGGGAGTAGCTTTGCGCCGAGAGCTTGAGCAGCGAGGCGCAGAACAGCAGCAGCAAGGCGCCGTGCATCAGCAGTGAGCGCACGTCCACCGAGGTCGCCGCCAGGCTGCCGCCACCGGCGAGGGCCAGCGCTGGCGTGTCGACCGCGTCGATACGGCGCTGGGCGAAATGCTGACGGGCACCGTTGACCGCAATTACCACCCAGGCCAGGCCCAGGGTGGCCAGCTGCAGGCTGCTGGTCTGGGCCAGCACGGCGTCGCTGAGCTGCCAGTCGCCGAAGGCGAACAGGGCGGCGTACATGCGCCCGGCAACTTCCAGGTTCTCGGCGCGGAAGATCACCCAGCCGAGCATCACCAGCAGCAGGGTGAAGGCCCACTTCACCGGGCTGAACAGCGTTGGTGAGGCCTTGACCCCGAGTGCGCGCTCGATGGCCAGCCAGGTGCCGTGCCAGGCGCCCCAGATCAGGAACGTCCAGTTCGCGCCGTGCCAGAAACCGCCCAGCAGCATGGTCAGGAACAGGTTGCGGTAGGTGTTGAACGTACCGTGACGATTGCCCCCCAGCGGCACGTAGAGGTAGTCGCGTAGCCAGTTCGACAGGCTGATGTGCCAGCGCCGCCAGAACTCGGTGATCGACTGGCTGATATAGGGCTGGTTGAAGTTCTCGACGAAGCGAAAGCCCATCATCAGGCCGAGGCCGATGGCCATGTCGCTGTAACCGGAGAAGTCGAAGTACAGCTGCGCGGTGTAGGCGACCATGCCCAGCCAGGCGTCACCGGTGCTGGGGTTCTCCAGGGCGAAGCAATGGTCGACCAGTGGCGCCAGGCTGTCGGCGATGAATACCTTCTTGACGAAGCCCTGCATGAAGCGCGTGGCGCCTTCGGAGAACTTGTCCAGACTGTGGGTACGGCTGGTGAACTGGTCGGCCATGTCCTTGTAGCGCAGCACGGGGCCGGCGATCAGTTGCGGGAAGAGGGCGATGAAGGCGGCGAAGTCGATCAGGTTGCGGGTCGGCTCGGTGTCCTTGCGGTGCACGTCGATCAGGTAGCTGATCGACTGGAAGATGTAGAAGGAAATACCGATCGGCAGGATCACCGCCGTGAACAGGAAGGGCTCGAAACCCATCGCCTCGAGCGCTGCATTGATGTTGGCCGCACCGAAGTTGGCGTACTTGAAGTAGCCCAGTGTGGCCAGGTTGCCGACTACCCCGGCCACCACCCATTTACGCGCCACCTCGGTGCCAGCGTTGGCGTGGATGCGCAGGGCGAACAGGTAGTTCCACAGGGTCACCGCGGCGAACAGCAGGAGGAAGTCCACCCGCCACCAGGCGTAGAA
Protein-coding regions in this window:
- a CDS encoding alginate O-acetyltransferase AlgF, whose product is MEEPPMTTRTFLHRGVLGACALALSVGMLQAQADDGALYGPKAPKGSAFVRAYNASSAELDVNVGEAQLKQVGPLGSSDFKFLPAGSYQAQVGNTQLPVQLQADRYYTLVSQTGAAPRLVEEPPFTSRQKALLRVQNLSGSTLSLKTADGKTDVVADVKPDGRGDREINPVKVGLALFDGERKVADLKPVTLARGEVVCLYITDAQGKLSPVWVKRPADS
- a CDS encoding alginate O-acetyltransferase; its protein translation is MSRRPQVVYVVLFLALLLPASLLALGSLASYRIPSQPTLLDGGLTRSMERHYDEHFPLKQAGINLWAALEYLMFGEGRIGLVVGEDGWLYSDEEFAPVANGQRQLRDNLALIRGVQQRLAEQDVHLLLAIIPAKSRLYPEHTDGHQPSALQRSLYPRFHQAARSAGIAAPDLLTPLQAGKDQASMFLRTDTHWTPEGADVTAQALSQVIGSAVKLRGEPKQFVTETLDVRQHQGDLTRFLPLAPLFEGLLPEADRISQRETRADDDSGADALFAEQDLPVALVGTSYSANPAWNFAGALRQHLQRDLSNHAEEGGGPLVPMLKYLQSDDFAQHPPQVVIWEFPERYLPVAGDLTAFDPQWLAALKQAGTTQNLAHTASR
- a CDS encoding MBOAT family protein, which codes for MVFSSNIFLFLFLPTFLGLYYLCPNRHRNLLVLVGSYLFYAWWRVDFLLLFAAVTLWNYLFALRIHANAGTEVARKWVVAGVVGNLATLGYFKYANFGAANINAALEAMGFEPFLFTAVILPIGISFYIFQSISYLIDVHRKDTEPTRNLIDFAAFIALFPQLIAGPVLRYKDMADQFTSRTHSLDKFSEGATRFMQGFVKKVFIADSLAPLVDHCFALENPSTGDAWLGMVAYTAQLYFDFSGYSDMAIGLGLMMGFRFVENFNQPYISQSITEFWRRWHISLSNWLRDYLYVPLGGNRHGTFNTYRNLFLTMLLGGFWHGANWTFLIWGAWHGTWLAIERALGVKASPTLFSPVKWAFTLLLVMLGWVIFRAENLEVAGRMYAALFAFGDWQLSDAVLAQTSSLQLATLGLAWVVIAVNGARQHFAQRRIDAVDTPALALAGGGSLAATSVDVRSLLMHGALLLLFCASLLKLSAQSYSPFLYFQF